From the Nocardiopsis changdeensis genome, one window contains:
- a CDS encoding sulfotransferase family protein has product MKQPSYILVVNGTKVQRPVFLLGAPHSGVPEIARALSRTPGFHLSAGSPGVLNAVYAVARRPSLALEKAAGTASLLREAYAESWQLTPLTCPRCAGRWERVPASAAAEPCEHSAQATRYGDASPDLLFSAKALHAAFPDALFVQIIRDGRDVVSEMLDDERSLAWLKPSFMKLEHEFPNHFFGLEDSSDLETFGDGSVEAKCAMRWRGAVRMSAVLSRGLDSGRLLTLRYEDLHGGEVQAAKRLREFTGVRVSATELLIGRSWRVGTWRERLSRDQHADVVEVAGLELSRLGYV; this is encoded by the coding sequence ATGAAGCAGCCGTCCTACATCCTCGTGGTCAACGGGACCAAGGTGCAGCGCCCCGTCTTCCTGCTGGGCGCTCCCCACTCCGGTGTCCCCGAGATCGCCCGCGCCCTTTCCCGCACCCCCGGGTTCCACCTGAGCGCGGGCTCCCCGGGCGTGCTCAACGCCGTGTACGCCGTCGCCCGAAGACCCTCGCTGGCCCTGGAGAAGGCGGCGGGCACGGCCTCCCTGCTGCGCGAGGCGTACGCCGAGTCCTGGCAGCTGACGCCGCTGACCTGCCCGCGCTGCGCGGGCCGGTGGGAGCGGGTGCCCGCCAGCGCCGCCGCCGAGCCGTGCGAGCACAGCGCGCAGGCGACCCGGTACGGGGACGCCAGCCCGGACCTGTTGTTCAGTGCCAAGGCCCTGCACGCGGCCTTCCCCGACGCGCTGTTCGTGCAGATCATCCGGGACGGTCGGGACGTCGTCTCGGAGATGCTGGACGACGAGCGCTCGCTGGCCTGGCTCAAGCCGAGCTTCATGAAGCTGGAGCACGAGTTCCCCAACCACTTCTTCGGGCTGGAGGACTCCTCCGACCTGGAGACGTTCGGGGACGGGTCGGTGGAGGCCAAGTGCGCGATGCGCTGGCGGGGCGCGGTGCGCATGTCTGCCGTGCTGAGCCGCGGCCTGGACTCCGGCCGGCTGCTGACACTGCGCTACGAGGACCTGCACGGCGGCGAGGTGCAGGCCGCCAAGAGGCTGCGGGAGTTCACCGGGGTGCGGGTGTCGGCGACGGAGCTGCTGATCGGGCGCTCCTGGCGGGTGGGGACCTGGCGGGAGCGGCTGTCCCGGGACCAGCACGCGGACGTGGTGGAGGTGGCGGGACTGGAGCTGTCCCGCCTCGGCTACGTGTGA
- a CDS encoding TetR/AcrR family transcriptional regulator, with the protein MTAATGADPADRAARPLTPAARRVLEAADELFYSRGINTVGMDLVAERAGVTKKTVYDRFGSKAALVAHYLRARDARWRAHLEARLAPAATARERVAATFDALEEWVGEDGPRGCSMVNAYAELADPDHPGRAVAREQKRWLRALYTDLARESGARGPEALGDTLTMLHEGAVLTRTVTGVPDAVGTARAAADALLTAHGAP; encoded by the coding sequence ATGACCGCCGCCACCGGGGCCGATCCGGCCGACCGCGCCGCCCGCCCCCTCACCCCGGCCGCCCGCCGGGTCCTCGAGGCCGCCGACGAGCTGTTCTACTCGCGCGGCATCAACACGGTCGGCATGGACCTCGTCGCCGAACGCGCCGGGGTCACCAAGAAGACCGTCTACGACCGGTTCGGCTCCAAGGCCGCCCTGGTCGCCCACTACCTGCGCGCCCGCGACGCCCGCTGGCGCGCCCACCTGGAAGCCCGCCTGGCCCCCGCCGCCACGGCGCGCGAACGCGTCGCCGCCACCTTCGACGCCCTGGAGGAGTGGGTCGGCGAGGACGGCCCGCGCGGATGCTCCATGGTCAACGCCTACGCCGAGCTCGCCGACCCCGACCACCCCGGCCGGGCCGTGGCCCGGGAGCAGAAGCGCTGGCTGCGCGCCCTGTACACCGACCTCGCCCGCGAGTCGGGCGCCCGCGGCCCCGAGGCCCTCGGCGACACCCTGACCATGCTGCACGAGGGCGCCGTCCTCACCCGGACCGTCACCGGCGTCCCCGACGCCGTCGGCACCGCCCGGGCCGCCGCCGACGCGCTGCTCACCGCCCACGGGGCGCCCTGA
- a CDS encoding DMT family transporter has product MRRSPAPALLAAGLVVMWSSGFVGAELGTRHAPAETLLAWRFLVVAGPLAAWCLWARARSRGGRTRAARTDTGGPSGSGPEGERARSGRMTGRDAAGHAAVGALAQAGYLYGVFAAAGAGVAAGTVALIAALQPLVATALAVPLLGERVRPRQVAGLALGLAGVGLVVGADLRAPGAAPWWGYALPVGAMLSLVAATLLERRLRPGGSPAQALAVQCGVSAVLFTALAAATGTLAPPADPGFWAAVAWVVVLSTVGGYGLYWAALARFGVARVSALLYLTPPTTLLWSLLMFGDPVGAAALAGLAVCAAAVVLVTAAGPGTGRAGLRRASARAGRRGPPSRETR; this is encoded by the coding sequence ATGCGGCGCTCGCCCGCCCCGGCCCTGCTCGCCGCGGGGCTGGTGGTGATGTGGAGCTCGGGGTTCGTGGGGGCCGAACTCGGCACCCGCCACGCCCCGGCCGAGACCCTGCTGGCCTGGCGGTTCCTGGTGGTCGCCGGGCCGCTGGCCGCCTGGTGCCTGTGGGCCCGCGCGCGCTCGCGGGGCGGACGGACGCGGGCCGCCCGGACCGACACGGGCGGGCCCTCCGGGTCCGGGCCGGAAGGCGAACGGGCCCGGAGCGGACGGATGACCGGGCGGGACGCGGCCGGCCACGCCGCGGTGGGGGCGCTGGCCCAGGCCGGGTACCTGTACGGGGTCTTCGCCGCGGCGGGGGCGGGGGTGGCCGCGGGGACGGTCGCGCTGATCGCGGCGCTGCAACCGCTGGTGGCGACGGCACTGGCGGTGCCGCTGCTCGGGGAGCGGGTCCGACCCCGGCAGGTCGCGGGGCTGGCGTTGGGCCTGGCCGGGGTCGGCCTGGTGGTGGGCGCGGACCTGCGCGCCCCCGGTGCGGCCCCCTGGTGGGGGTACGCGCTGCCGGTCGGGGCGATGCTGTCGCTGGTCGCGGCGACCCTGCTGGAGCGGCGGCTGCGGCCGGGCGGGTCTCCGGCGCAGGCGCTGGCCGTGCAGTGCGGGGTGAGCGCCGTGCTGTTCACGGCCCTGGCGGCGGCGACCGGGACGCTCGCGCCGCCCGCGGACCCCGGGTTCTGGGCGGCCGTGGCCTGGGTGGTGGTGCTGTCGACCGTCGGCGGCTACGGCCTGTACTGGGCCGCCCTGGCCCGGTTCGGGGTCGCCCGGGTGTCGGCGCTGCTGTACCTGACACCGCCGACGACCCTGCTCTGGTCCCTGCTGATGTTCGGCGACCCGGTCGGCGCGGCCGCCCTGGCGGGCCTGGCCGTCTGCGCTGCGGCGGTGGTCCTGGTGACGGCCGCCGGCCCCGGCACGGGGCGCGCGGGCCTCAGGCGGGCGAGCGCTCGCGCAGGTCGCCGGGGTCCTCCGTCCCGGGAGACGCGGTGA
- a CDS encoding RidA family protein produces the protein MDTTPHQIVNPLTLADPVGFSHALVVTPGKVVHIGGQIARRSDGVVAGDGVVQQFDRALGNVVEALRAAGAVPEHVVDMRIYTTAMRSYRVSSNTIGSVYRRHMGRYYPPMTVVGVTELMEPEALVEIVCTAVVPDVRDAAELDEDDETREMLESIEESSGPGVTASPGTEDPGDLRERSPA, from the coding sequence GTGGACACCACACCGCACCAGATCGTCAATCCGCTGACCCTCGCCGACCCGGTGGGGTTCTCCCACGCCCTGGTGGTGACACCGGGCAAGGTGGTCCACATCGGCGGCCAGATCGCCCGCCGCTCCGACGGAGTGGTGGCCGGGGACGGCGTGGTCCAGCAGTTCGACCGCGCGCTCGGCAACGTCGTGGAGGCGCTGCGCGCCGCCGGGGCCGTGCCCGAGCACGTGGTCGACATGCGCATCTACACCACGGCGATGCGCTCCTACCGGGTCAGCAGCAACACCATCGGGTCGGTGTACCGCCGCCACATGGGCCGCTACTACCCGCCGATGACGGTGGTCGGGGTGACCGAGCTCATGGAGCCGGAGGCGCTGGTCGAGATCGTGTGCACCGCGGTCGTCCCGGACGTCCGCGACGCCGCGGAGCTGGACGAGGACGACGAGACCCGCGAGATGCTGGAGAGCATCGAGGAGTCGTCCGGGCCGGGCGTCACCGCGTCTCCCGGGACGGAGGACCCCGGCGACCTGCGCGAGCGCTCGCCCGCCTGA
- a CDS encoding aldo/keto reductase, which produces MTVPELTLNNGLRIPQLGLGVWQVPDDQVVDVVAIALETGYRSIDTAAAYGNERGVGEALRRSGIDRDDLFVTSKVANPDQGFDATLRAFDATLERLGLETLDLYLIHWPLPARDLYVPTWKALEHLYAEGRARAIGVSNFQIAHLERVMEEGGITPMVNQVELHPLLAQAELREFDRRHSIVTEAWSPLAHGRLVTDDTVIGIAEAHERTPAQVLLRWHIQLGNVVIPKSATPERIRANFDIFGFELTDQEMDRIGALDRGARTGPDPDAFDGD; this is translated from the coding sequence ATGACGGTTCCCGAGCTCACACTCAACAACGGGCTGCGCATACCGCAGCTGGGCCTGGGCGTGTGGCAGGTCCCCGACGACCAAGTCGTCGACGTGGTCGCCATCGCGCTGGAGACCGGCTACCGCAGCATCGACACGGCCGCCGCCTACGGCAACGAGCGCGGTGTCGGCGAGGCGCTGCGGCGTTCGGGCATCGACCGCGACGACCTGTTCGTCACGTCCAAGGTCGCCAACCCCGACCAGGGCTTCGACGCCACCCTGCGGGCCTTCGACGCCACTCTGGAACGCCTGGGCCTGGAGACGCTGGACCTGTACCTGATCCACTGGCCGCTGCCCGCGCGGGACCTCTACGTCCCGACCTGGAAGGCCCTGGAGCACCTGTACGCGGAGGGCCGGGCGCGCGCCATCGGAGTGTCCAACTTCCAGATCGCGCACCTGGAGAGGGTCATGGAGGAGGGCGGCATCACGCCCATGGTCAACCAGGTCGAGCTGCACCCGCTGCTGGCCCAGGCGGAGCTGCGCGAGTTCGACCGGCGACACTCCATCGTCACCGAGGCGTGGAGCCCGCTCGCGCACGGCCGCCTCGTCACCGACGACACGGTCATCGGGATCGCCGAGGCCCACGAGCGCACGCCCGCCCAGGTGCTGCTGCGCTGGCACATCCAGCTCGGCAACGTCGTCATTCCCAAGTCGGCGACGCCCGAGCGCATCCGCGCCAACTTCGACATCTTCGGATTCGAGCTCACCGACCAGGAGATGGACCGCATCGGCGCGCTCGACCGCGGGGCCAGGACCGGCCCCGACCCCGACGCGTTCGACGGCGACTGA
- a CDS encoding PucR family transcriptional regulator, protein MGRERRAAVGAELMRDRAALVERIVAEVHAEVPAYRALHGSQLAEVRAITAWLVTRSLELWAAGATRLAAEDVERLREIGRSRAADGRSIGAVVRAHRVGSVAAVRAVAEYAGDRLDTADVFALSELWMTSIDQISESLAAGHAETARRMDADLERARRTFLDDLVIGRQASRGAIRDRARTLGIAPPDPGVLVVAEPVGDRTPVTVSGALELAARMEPAGGDPLVTTRSGRAVLLLAPDDAGRAARALDGGHWRGCIPAPRPLADVSAAYRLADGALETAPPHAFGAGGLLGEADACVLALLNGGPVAPDAVRRAVLGPLLTESGAHLLETLRAYFREGAATAAADALHVHAQTLRYRLRRVRELTGHDPHRPWSRFVLETACAIAP, encoded by the coding sequence ATGGGACGGGAGCGGCGGGCCGCGGTGGGCGCGGAGCTGATGCGGGACCGCGCCGCGCTGGTGGAGCGGATCGTGGCCGAGGTGCACGCGGAGGTGCCCGCCTACCGGGCGCTGCACGGGTCGCAGCTGGCCGAGGTGCGGGCGATCACGGCGTGGCTGGTGACCCGGTCCCTGGAGCTGTGGGCGGCCGGGGCGACCCGGCTGGCCGCGGAGGACGTGGAACGGCTGCGCGAGATCGGCCGCAGCCGGGCGGCCGACGGCCGGTCGATCGGCGCCGTGGTGCGGGCGCACCGGGTGGGGTCGGTGGCGGCCGTGCGGGCCGTGGCCGAGTACGCGGGCGACCGGCTCGACACCGCGGACGTGTTCGCTCTGAGCGAACTGTGGATGACCTCCATCGACCAGATCTCCGAGAGCCTGGCCGCCGGGCACGCCGAGACCGCCCGCCGGATGGACGCGGACCTGGAACGGGCGCGGCGCACCTTCCTGGACGACCTGGTCATCGGCCGCCAGGCCTCGCGCGGCGCCATCCGCGACCGGGCGCGCACCCTGGGCATCGCCCCGCCGGACCCGGGGGTGCTGGTGGTGGCCGAACCGGTCGGCGACCGGACCCCGGTGACGGTGTCGGGCGCCCTGGAGCTGGCGGCCCGGATGGAACCCGCGGGCGGCGACCCCCTGGTGACCACCCGCTCGGGGCGGGCGGTGCTGCTGCTGGCGCCCGACGACGCCGGCCGGGCGGCGCGGGCGCTGGACGGCGGACACTGGCGGGGCTGCATCCCGGCGCCGCGGCCGCTGGCGGACGTGTCGGCGGCCTACCGGCTGGCCGACGGCGCCCTGGAGACGGCGCCGCCGCACGCGTTCGGGGCCGGCGGGCTGCTCGGCGAGGCCGACGCCTGTGTGCTGGCGCTGCTCAACGGCGGCCCGGTCGCCCCGGACGCGGTGCGCCGGGCCGTGCTGGGGCCGCTGCTGACCGAGTCGGGCGCGCACCTGCTGGAGACGCTGCGCGCGTACTTCCGGGAGGGCGCGGCGACCGCGGCCGCCGACGCCCTGCACGTCCACGCCCAGACCCTGCGCTACCGGCTGCGCCGGGTGCGGGAGCTGACCGGCCACGACCCGCACCGGCCGTGGTCCCGGTTCGTCCTGGAGACGGCCTGCGCCATCGCCCCCTGA
- a CDS encoding cytochrome P450 family protein, with the protein MSVSPPQLHGPAFEADPHPAYRWLREHSPVHRVDLPGGAWAWIVTRYDDAKAVLADPDMLKSPHAGNEVWRKAGLGLPYDHRPSLMLSMVNVDAPDHTRLRRAAGAAFTPRRVRTLVERAGRVTAGLLDRITADGSGEADLVRDLAYPLPITIICDILGVPEADRAEFHRRAAVIDSSSYEELEAIAATTDWFDSYLGSLVDVRLAAPSDDLLGDLVEAHRRGEMSRDEVTSAAFLLLVAGHETTVALIGNLFHLLLRHPDQLERLRADRSLVGPAVEEALRMESPLQNATWRFPRRATTVGGVELAAGEPVLVSLLAAGRDPARYEDPDAFVPERNDSHLGFGHGAHFCIGAQLARMEAQVAVNAVLDRLPGLRLADGAEDLRWWPSMIMHGLFALPVRFDPA; encoded by the coding sequence ATGTCCGTCTCCCCTCCGCAGCTGCACGGCCCCGCGTTCGAGGCCGACCCGCACCCCGCCTACCGGTGGCTGCGCGAGCACTCCCCCGTCCACCGCGTGGACCTGCCCGGCGGGGCGTGGGCGTGGATCGTCACCCGCTACGACGACGCCAAGGCGGTGCTCGCCGACCCCGACATGCTCAAGAGCCCACACGCGGGGAACGAGGTCTGGCGCAAGGCCGGGCTCGGGCTGCCCTACGACCACCGGCCCTCGCTGATGCTCAGCATGGTCAACGTGGACGCCCCCGACCACACCCGGCTGCGCCGGGCGGCGGGCGCGGCGTTCACCCCGCGGCGGGTGCGGACGCTGGTGGAGCGGGCCGGGCGCGTGACCGCCGGACTGCTGGACCGGATCACCGCCGACGGCTCGGGCGAGGCCGACCTGGTGCGGGACCTGGCCTACCCGCTGCCCATCACGATCATCTGCGACATCCTCGGCGTGCCCGAGGCGGACCGGGCGGAGTTCCACCGCCGGGCCGCGGTGATCGACTCCTCGTCCTACGAGGAGCTGGAGGCGATCGCCGCCACCACCGACTGGTTCGACTCCTACCTGGGCTCCCTGGTGGACGTCCGGCTGGCCGCGCCCTCCGACGACCTGCTGGGCGACCTCGTGGAGGCGCACCGGCGCGGGGAGATGAGCCGCGACGAGGTCACCTCCGCGGCGTTCCTGCTGCTGGTGGCCGGGCACGAGACCACGGTGGCGCTCATCGGCAACCTCTTCCACCTGCTGCTGCGCCACCCCGACCAGCTGGAGCGGCTGCGCGCCGACCGTTCGCTGGTGGGTCCGGCCGTCGAGGAGGCGCTGCGGATGGAGAGCCCCCTGCAGAACGCCACCTGGCGCTTCCCGCGCCGGGCGACCACCGTGGGCGGGGTGGAGCTGGCGGCGGGCGAGCCGGTCCTGGTGTCGCTGCTGGCGGCCGGGCGCGACCCGGCCCGTTACGAGGACCCCGACGCCTTCGTCCCCGAGCGGAACGACTCGCACCTGGGGTTCGGGCACGGCGCGCACTTCTGCATCGGGGCGCAGCTGGCCCGGATGGAGGCGCAGGTGGCGGTGAACGCGGTGCTGGACCGGCTGCCCGGGCTGCGCCTCGCCGACGGCGCCGAGGACCTGCGCTGGTGGCCGAGCATGATCATGCACGGGCTGTTCGCGCTGCCGGTCCGGTTCGACCCGGCCTGA
- a CDS encoding Dps family protein: protein MTTAENRSGTASKSKGSQPWLHQKGKEIQEFGTVRQLPVGLSYDARMYSCQRLNQVLCDTRILHDLYKKHHWLMRGQTFYQLHLLMDKHADEQLELIDAVAERIQTLGGVAVGDPRHVAEITNIPRPPNGVEEVPAMLSRLLEAHETILEEAHDAAARVQELGDDGTNDLLVSDVIRKNELQAWFVAEHLVDTPLVHS from the coding sequence GTGACGACCGCGGAGAACAGGTCAGGGACGGCGTCCAAGTCCAAGGGCAGCCAGCCCTGGCTGCACCAGAAGGGCAAGGAGATCCAGGAGTTCGGCACGGTCCGCCAGCTCCCGGTGGGGCTGTCCTACGACGCGCGCATGTACTCGTGCCAGCGGCTCAACCAGGTGCTGTGCGACACGAGGATCCTGCACGACCTCTACAAGAAGCACCACTGGCTGATGCGCGGCCAGACCTTCTACCAGCTGCACCTGCTCATGGACAAGCACGCGGACGAGCAGCTGGAGCTCATCGACGCCGTCGCCGAGCGGATCCAGACCCTGGGCGGCGTGGCGGTCGGCGACCCCCGGCACGTCGCGGAGATCACCAACATCCCGCGCCCTCCGAACGGTGTCGAGGAGGTCCCGGCGATGCTCTCGCGCCTGCTGGAGGCGCACGAGACCATCCTGGAGGAGGCGCACGACGCGGCGGCCCGGGTGCAGGAGCTGGGCGACGACGGCACCAACGACCTGCTGGTGTCGGACGTCATCCGCAAGAACGAGCTCCAGGCGTGGTTCGTGGCCGAACACCTGGTGGACACCCCGCTGGTGCACTCCTAG
- a CDS encoding rRNA adenine N-6-methyltransferase family protein translates to MSGQTEGMTLDHTPLAQGLADGLRAQGTPDRLATVFARVPRHRCLPRAFWGEDRAWYDRNTDPDEWLRAAYTDQPLVTQVDDGASGGMGIPSSSSSAPSIMARMLAAADLRPGQQVLEVGTGTGYNAALLTELVGADHVTTIEVDQTLADTARAALAAAGYLPTVLHGDGENPTVPASSQDRLIATCTVADVPWRWLDVVRPGGRIVTPWSPSPGGPGGVLAALDVDGDQARGRFEGSLAFMWSRSQRRPARSMPDLDARPDQVDQVTGDPREAWLDGDMAVLLSLLVPGWAHGLGFEPDTEEPHVRVASTSCASWMWLHADGRVESAGSRLLWEEFAAGLSWWRAQGAPDVTEFGLTVDRHRGTQTVWLRSPDAAVWATDRRRA, encoded by the coding sequence GTGAGCGGGCAGACCGAGGGTATGACCCTCGACCACACACCCCTCGCCCAGGGCCTCGCCGACGGGCTGCGCGCCCAGGGCACCCCCGACCGGCTCGCCACCGTCTTCGCCCGGGTGCCTCGACACCGGTGCCTGCCCCGTGCCTTCTGGGGTGAGGACCGCGCCTGGTACGACCGGAACACCGACCCCGACGAGTGGCTGCGCGCCGCCTACACCGACCAGCCACTCGTCACCCAGGTCGATGACGGCGCCTCCGGGGGGATGGGAATCCCCTCCTCCTCCAGCAGCGCCCCGAGCATCATGGCGCGGATGCTGGCCGCTGCGGACCTGCGGCCCGGGCAGCAGGTCCTGGAGGTCGGCACCGGAACCGGGTACAACGCGGCGCTCCTCACCGAACTGGTCGGTGCGGACCACGTCACCACGATCGAGGTCGACCAGACCCTGGCCGACACGGCGCGCGCGGCCCTGGCCGCGGCCGGGTACCTGCCCACCGTCCTGCACGGGGACGGCGAGAACCCGACCGTCCCGGCCTCCTCCCAGGACCGGCTCATCGCCACGTGCACGGTGGCCGACGTGCCGTGGCGGTGGCTGGACGTCGTCCGGCCGGGCGGCCGGATCGTCACGCCCTGGTCGCCGTCCCCCGGAGGCCCCGGCGGGGTCCTCGCCGCCCTGGACGTCGACGGCGACCAGGCCCGCGGGCGGTTCGAGGGCAGCCTTGCGTTCATGTGGTCGCGCAGCCAGCGCCGGCCCGCGCGGTCCATGCCGGACCTGGACGCCCGGCCGGACCAGGTGGACCAGGTCACCGGCGATCCGCGCGAGGCGTGGCTGGACGGGGACATGGCGGTGCTGTTGTCCCTGCTCGTGCCCGGCTGGGCGCACGGTCTGGGCTTCGAGCCCGACACCGAGGAGCCGCACGTCCGGGTCGCCTCGACATCCTGCGCGTCATGGATGTGGCTGCACGCAGATGGCCGGGTCGAGTCGGCCGGCAGCCGCCTGCTGTGGGAGGAGTTCGCCGCTGGCCTGTCATGGTGGCGTGCCCAGGGGGCGCCGGACGTCACCGAGTTCGGGCTGACCGTCGACCGACACCGCGGAACCCAGACGGTGTGGCTGCGCTCCCCGGACGCGGCGGTGTGGGCCACGGACCGGCGCCGCGCATAG
- a CDS encoding MarR family winged helix-turn-helix transcriptional regulator has protein sequence MGDTAEHGDGELRWLDEQEKAAWTGLISLVLLLPGKLESPLRQENGLTLFEYLVLSHLSEAPQRKLRMGELAFLASGSLSRLSNVVKRCEQRGWVVRMPDPSDGRYTLAELTDDGFDIVEAAAPTHLRSVRAVVLDALSPTDQKALVRIAEKLRIVPDGLG, from the coding sequence ATGGGCGACACGGCCGAGCACGGGGACGGCGAACTGCGATGGCTCGACGAGCAGGAGAAGGCGGCGTGGACGGGGCTGATCTCCCTTGTGCTGCTTCTGCCCGGCAAGCTGGAGTCGCCGCTGCGGCAGGAGAACGGCCTCACCCTGTTCGAGTACCTCGTGCTCAGCCACCTCTCCGAGGCGCCGCAGCGCAAGCTGCGGATGGGGGAGTTGGCCTTTCTGGCCAGCGGTTCGCTCTCCCGCCTGTCCAACGTCGTCAAGCGCTGTGAACAGCGGGGCTGGGTCGTGCGGATGCCGGACCCGTCCGACGGCCGGTACACCCTCGCCGAACTCACCGACGACGGCTTCGACATCGTGGAGGCGGCGGCTCCCACGCACCTGCGTTCCGTGCGCGCCGTCGTTCTTGATGCGTTGAGTCCGACCGACCAGAAGGCCTTGGTCCGCATCGCGGAGAAGCTCCGTATCGTTCCGGATGGTCTCGGGTGA
- a CDS encoding Rid family hydrolase, whose protein sequence is MSTVTFGVTPGFGEKLHAALGYSGAVRVGDRVEISGQAGVDDDLVIPDSLEDEIVLAFDNVERTLATVGATWKDVIHVNSYHKVAPEDRVIGEDHNAVMAEQFRRRLGGRAPIWTETGVTALGLAAMRVEIRVTAIVGSGN, encoded by the coding sequence ATGAGCACCGTCACCTTCGGCGTCACTCCGGGCTTCGGGGAGAAGCTGCACGCAGCCCTCGGCTACAGCGGAGCCGTCCGCGTCGGCGACCGGGTCGAGATCTCCGGCCAGGCCGGGGTGGACGACGACCTGGTCATCCCCGACTCCCTGGAGGACGAGATCGTCCTGGCCTTCGACAATGTGGAGCGCACGCTCGCCACGGTCGGCGCGACCTGGAAGGACGTCATCCACGTGAACTCGTACCACAAGGTCGCGCCGGAGGACCGGGTCATCGGTGAGGACCACAACGCGGTCATGGCCGAGCAGTTCCGCCGCCGGCTCGGCGGCCGCGCGCCGATCTGGACCGAGACCGGCGTCACGGCCCTCGGCCTCGCCGCCATGCGCGTTGAGATCCGCGTGACCGCCATCGTCGGCTCCGGGAACTGA
- a CDS encoding winged helix-turn-helix transcriptional regulator encodes MTDPEWTDPHCPVARTLDLLGDRWSLLIVRDAFDGVRRFNDFRRGLGIARNILSDRLRALIAVGVMEQRPNERGTRNEYVLTDKGRDLFTVVVALRQWGERHAFEPGEERSELLVLATGAPVPPVAPAAADGTPLDAADTRVRKVGDPGE; translated from the coding sequence ATGACGGACCCGGAATGGACCGACCCGCACTGTCCGGTCGCCCGGACCCTCGACCTCCTCGGGGACCGCTGGTCGCTGCTGATCGTCCGCGACGCCTTCGACGGGGTCCGCAGGTTCAACGACTTCCGGCGCGGCCTCGGGATCGCCCGGAACATCCTCAGCGACCGCCTGCGCGCGCTCATCGCCGTCGGGGTCATGGAGCAGCGGCCCAACGAGCGCGGCACGCGCAACGAGTACGTCCTCACCGACAAGGGGCGGGACCTGTTCACCGTGGTCGTGGCCCTGCGCCAGTGGGGGGAGCGCCACGCCTTCGAGCCGGGGGAGGAGCGCTCGGAGCTGCTCGTCCTCGCCACGGGCGCGCCGGTCCCCCCGGTCGCTCCCGCTGCTGCCGACGGCACCCCGCTGGACGCGGCGGACACCCGTGTTCGAAAGGTGGGCGACCCGGGGGAGTGA